Proteins from a genomic interval of Medicago truncatula cultivar Jemalong A17 chromosome 3, MtrunA17r5.0-ANR, whole genome shotgun sequence:
- the LOC11443774 gene encoding nodule lectin, translated as MAFYRTNLPTQELVLGMIYTTFFLLLATNINSVQALSFNFTKFTPNAQTFPSGITFQGDAKTLNNGVIALTKRIKLPYGTTIPSTGRILTPPVSLWDTAGNVASFVTSFSFLIEGTGGYGVPTDGLVFFIAPQDTVIPPNSESLHLGVVDSKSSYNQFVGVEFDLYPNSFDPNTRHIGIDVNSLISLKTVNWQFASGSLTKVSIAYDSSSNTLSVVVTYANGKFSTIAQIVDLKTVLPNKVRFGLSGASITGFAHDIHSWSLTTSDLKTTASSASDKLQAI; from the coding sequence ATGGCTTTTTACCGCACAAATCTTCCAACTCAAGAACTTGTTTTAGGCATGATATAcacaactttctttcttttgctaGCAACAAATATAAACTCAGTACAAGCCCTTTCCTTCAATTTCACCAAGTTCACTCCTAATGCTCAGACATTTCCTTCTGGTATAACCTTCCAAGGAGATGCTAAGACGTTAAACAATGGGGTCATCGCACTGACTAAGCGTATCAAACTTCCTTATGGTACAACTATACCAAGTACTGGTCGTATCTTAACCCCACCTGTGTCCCTTTGGGACACTGCCGGaaatgttgctagctttgtcACTTCCTTTTCTTTCCTAATAGAGGGCACCGGAGGTTATGGTGTTCCCACCGATGGATTGGTCTTCTTTATTGCACCACAAGACACTGTGATTCCACCCAACTCAGAAAGTCTACATCTTGGAGTAGTTGATTCAAAAAGTTCTTACAATCAATTTGTTGGTGTAGAGTTTGACCTTTATCCCAATAGTTTTGATCCCAATACGAGACATATTGGAATCGATGTCAACTCTTTAATTTCTCTCAAGACCGTGAATTGGCAATTTGCGAGTGGATCATTGACTAAAGTAAGCATAGCTTATGACTCTTCCTCAAACACATTGAGTGTTGTTGTCACTTATGCCAATGGAAAATTTTCCACCATTGCTCAAATAGTTGATTTGAAAACAGTGCTCCCCAACAAGGTTAGGTTTGGTCTATCTGGTGCTTCAATAACTGGTTTTGCACACGACATCCATTCATGGTCATTGACCACTTCAGACTTGAAAACAACTGCAAGCAGTGCATCAGACAAGTTGCAGGCTATATGA